One Enterococcus silesiacus genomic window carries:
- a CDS encoding TetR family transcriptional regulator, translating to MANIKTRKEKAEKSKKIAEAALHLFEIKSFSDISMAEIAKKAGVAKGTLFNYFETKESIFMELLLIGYQEYFSTLIQLFADKKILTIGEFKKVLLDETRFLVQEQIVLVRLNALRGPVLEGRANINQTLAGRKKLNDIVIQLGQTIASKLENITPQDASHLFIIQSAIISGLLNMANLEEFNHQSLKQEFNAFQFNLEEEAVKAFEFYLHGFLVQIKLTE from the coding sequence ATGGCAAATATTAAGACACGTAAAGAAAAAGCAGAGAAGTCAAAAAAAATTGCTGAAGCTGCATTACATCTATTTGAAATAAAATCATTTAGCGATATCTCGATGGCTGAAATTGCAAAAAAAGCAGGGGTAGCAAAAGGAACGCTCTTTAACTACTTTGAAACAAAAGAAAGCATCTTTATGGAGTTGCTTTTGATAGGTTATCAAGAATATTTTTCTACATTGATTCAACTGTTTGCTGATAAAAAAATCTTAACAATTGGTGAATTTAAGAAAGTGTTGTTAGATGAAACAAGATTTTTAGTTCAAGAACAGATTGTTCTAGTTCGACTTAATGCTTTGAGAGGACCAGTTTTGGAAGGCCGTGCCAATATCAATCAAACATTGGCTGGAAGAAAAAAGTTGAATGACATAGTTATCCAATTAGGACAAACAATTGCTAGTAAGCTTGAGAATATTACTCCTCAAGATGCTAGTCACTTATTTATTATTCAAAGTGCCATCATTAGTGGACTTTTGAATATGGCAAATTTAGAGGAATTCAATCATCAATCGTTAAAGCAAGAATTCAACGCTTTTCAATTTAATTTGGAAGAAGAAGCAGTCAAAGCCTTTGAATTCTATTTGCATGGATTTTTAGTACAAATCAAACTGACAGAATAG
- a CDS encoding type I pantothenate kinase, which translates to MDDKMNYYPISRKEWQGFYHNGKAPLTEEELEDIKGFNDQISLQDVQDIYVPLTHLIHLYMKEFESLTVSKGLFLHEYVPVPPFIIGIAGSVAVGKSTTARLLQLILSRTFKRRNVQLITTDGFLYPNKVLEKKGIMDRKGFPESYDMEKLIDFLNQVKNSQEEIKAPLYSHSVYDIIEGEYEVIQQPDILIVEGINTLQLPANQQIYVSDFFDFSVFVDAEPKLIEKWYLERFGALLDTAFLDPDNYYYQYAIGNREDAFAMAKEVWKTVNLKNLEEYILPTRGRADIILHKTENHIIDEIFMRKY; encoded by the coding sequence ATGGACGATAAAATGAATTATTACCCCATTTCACGGAAGGAATGGCAGGGCTTCTATCATAACGGCAAAGCGCCGCTGACAGAAGAAGAATTAGAAGATATCAAAGGCTTCAATGATCAAATTTCATTGCAGGATGTGCAGGACATTTACGTGCCACTGACCCATCTGATTCATTTATATATGAAAGAATTTGAGTCTTTAACTGTTAGCAAAGGGCTATTTTTGCATGAATATGTACCTGTTCCGCCTTTCATCATCGGGATTGCTGGTAGTGTAGCTGTTGGAAAAAGTACCACCGCTCGTTTACTGCAGCTGATTTTATCCAGAACCTTTAAACGCCGCAATGTCCAACTGATTACGACGGACGGCTTTTTGTATCCAAATAAAGTATTGGAAAAAAAGGGCATTATGGATCGGAAAGGATTTCCAGAGAGCTATGACATGGAAAAGTTGATCGACTTTTTAAACCAAGTCAAAAATAGCCAAGAAGAAATCAAAGCACCACTTTATTCTCATAGTGTATATGATATTATCGAAGGCGAATATGAAGTGATCCAACAACCAGATATTCTGATCGTTGAAGGAATCAACACACTCCAATTGCCTGCCAATCAGCAAATTTACGTCAGCGACTTCTTTGACTTTTCGGTCTTTGTAGATGCAGAACCGAAGCTGATCGAAAAATGGTACCTTGAACGATTTGGCGCCTTACTCGATACGGCCTTTCTTGATCCAGATAATTACTATTATCAATATGCGATCGGCAATCGTGAAGATGCCTTTGCGATGGCTAAAGAAGTTTGGAAAACAGTGAATTTGAAAAACTTAGAGGAATATATCTTGCCAACTCGAGGCAGAGCGGATATTATACTTCATAAGACTGAAAATCATATAATTGATGAGATATTTATGCGGAAATACTAA
- a CDS encoding conjugal transfer protein: MLTLTKKDLIELGYGPTHSAKIIKEAKNLMIAKGHTYYLSRKLDRVPCEAVEKVLGIKLNNQNTMSNMHSSVNRKE; this comes from the coding sequence ATGCTTACACTAACAAAAAAAGACCTTATTGAGTTAGGGTATGGACCAACTCACTCAGCCAAAATCATTAAGGAAGCAAAAAACTTAATGATTGCTAAAGGACATACTTATTATCTATCAAGAAAGTTAGATAGAGTTCCCTGTGAGGCTGTTGAGAAAGTTTTGGGTATAAAGCTTAACAATCAAAATACCATGTCTAATATGCACTCTAGCGTAAATCGCAAGGAGTAG
- a CDS encoding ribonucleoside hydrolase: MTKNKKVILDCDPGHDDAFALYLLLAAENIDLIAVTTASGNQTQEKTYGNAKKLLALAGREDIPVAKGFRKPIKHELTIAANIHGESGIDGAILPDIPIEEPKEKAIELMARVIQEQDEKVTIVATGPMTNVAIFLLAYPELHEKIELISFMGGACFGGNWSPNAEFNIYVDPDAADIVLKSGVPIAMFGLDVTLKAQFMNEDIDRVRQINTPVGRNFVGILEFFSTKIAQPFLAPSDHIEGQHLHDACAAAYIVDPSLFKMVPLNVAVNTAEGLNYASTIVDYNKKTGRKENALVGFDLDRTKFVELIIDSLSKF, from the coding sequence ATGACTAAGAACAAAAAAGTAATTCTAGACTGTGATCCAGGACATGATGATGCCTTTGCTTTGTACCTTCTATTAGCTGCTGAAAATATCGATCTGATTGCCGTGACAACTGCCTCTGGAAACCAAACACAAGAAAAGACTTATGGTAATGCGAAAAAGCTTTTAGCACTTGCAGGACGTGAAGATATTCCGGTAGCAAAAGGGTTTCGCAAGCCAATCAAACATGAACTAACCATCGCGGCGAATATCCATGGCGAATCTGGCATCGATGGTGCGATCTTACCAGATATTCCGATAGAAGAACCCAAAGAAAAGGCCATTGAATTAATGGCCCGAGTGATTCAAGAACAAGATGAAAAAGTTACGATCGTTGCCACTGGACCTATGACGAACGTTGCGATCTTTTTATTAGCCTATCCAGAGCTTCACGAAAAAATTGAATTGATTTCCTTTATGGGCGGGGCTTGTTTTGGTGGAAATTGGAGTCCGAATGCTGAATTTAATATTTACGTAGACCCTGATGCTGCGGATATTGTTTTAAAATCTGGTGTGCCAATCGCAATGTTTGGTTTAGATGTGACCTTAAAAGCACAATTTATGAATGAAGACATCGATCGTGTTCGTCAAATCAATACTCCTGTCGGCAGAAACTTTGTCGGTATCTTAGAATTTTTCAGCACAAAAATAGCACAGCCGTTTCTAGCACCAAGCGATCACATCGAAGGTCAACACTTACACGACGCTTGTGCTGCAGCTTATATCGTTGACCCGTCACTGTTCAAGATGGTGCCATTAAACGTTGCTGTCAATACGGCTGAAGGGCTTAATTACGCTTCAACAATTGTTGATTACAATAAAAAAACAGGCCGTAAAGAAAATGCTTTAGTCGGATTCGATCTTGATCGAACCAAATTTGTCGAGTTAATTATTGATTCTTTGTCAAAATTTTAA
- a CDS encoding DNA-binding protein, which produces MQLDSEVSKRIREIRISKGMSQEMLAQKADINSNFLGRVERGVSSNLQLKTLDKIISALEIDYPTFFSFNIETADKKTRIMNKLSLSSQQDDILDVIDSILDIEKNKNN; this is translated from the coding sequence ATGCAGCTTGATAGTGAAGTGTCAAAAAGAATTAGAGAAATTCGCATCAGTAAAGGCATGAGTCAAGAAATGCTAGCGCAAAAGGCAGATATCAATTCAAATTTCTTAGGTCGAGTGGAACGAGGAGTTAGTAGCAATCTACAATTGAAAACTCTTGATAAGATAATTTCAGCATTGGAAATTGATTATCCTACTTTCTTCTCTTTCAATATAGAAACAGCAGATAAGAAAACAAGAATCATGAATAAGTTATCTTTATCTTCTCAGCAAGATGATATTTTAGATGTCATTGATAGCATTTTAGATATTGAGAAAAACAAAAACAATTAA
- a CDS encoding DNA-binding protein, which translates to MDYIKRIRTLREDNDYTQREVAALLNVGQRTYADYEYGKTRIPLESMIKLAKFYNVDMNYICGVSGVKVPFPNKKGK; encoded by the coding sequence ATGGATTATATTAAACGAATAAGGACATTACGTGAGGATAATGATTACACTCAGAGAGAAGTTGCCGCATTGTTAAACGTGGGTCAGAGAACTTATGCTGATTATGAATATGGGAAGACGAGAATACCTTTAGAATCTATGATTAAACTTGCTAAGTTTTACAATGTTGATATGAATTATATTTGTGGGGTTAGTGGTGTGAAAGTACCTTTTCCGAATAAGAAGGGGAAATAA
- a CDS encoding integrase, with translation MTKNKNEIKKAKDGTYYFRVFLGKNSLTGKRIQKYRSGFKTQKEAKEALSALRVEKSSFLESSIDEEKELKIMFSDFIEDIFLPYYKTRVKLRTYENRAQTIRKHFQYFYHLAVSDIEPLHVQAWQIELSKNLSRSYIRNVQGIFSVAMDRAVVLNLTEKNPSKIVGNVKKQKTKVEFWTKEEFERVISFIYTEDYYQHFLFVSLWLLFMTGMRSGEATALYWKDIDFETGTLNITKTLFYKNQREYYPVEPKTRASIRQIVLDDVTLEFLKKWKQVQKEVITTDFVLSYNGIPTQKHTLARAIERFSKLAGVHRIKLHALRHSHASLLISMGENAILIKDRLGHEDIETTLGTYGHLYPNSNFGVATRLSGIVNYQPSQTNNDMSPSNGFTVKYREKVAMELQ, from the coding sequence ATGACAAAAAATAAAAATGAAATAAAAAAAGCCAAAGATGGTACCTATTATTTTAGAGTTTTCTTGGGTAAGAACTCTTTGACTGGAAAAAGAATACAAAAATATCGTAGTGGCTTTAAAACTCAAAAAGAAGCGAAGGAAGCTCTTTCTGCATTAAGAGTTGAAAAAAGCTCGTTTCTTGAATCTTCTATTGATGAAGAAAAAGAATTGAAGATAATGTTTTCCGATTTTATCGAAGATATCTTCTTACCATACTACAAAACAAGGGTCAAACTTAGAACCTATGAAAACAGAGCCCAAACTATTAGAAAACATTTTCAATATTTCTATCATCTTGCTGTATCAGATATTGAGCCTTTACATGTTCAAGCTTGGCAAATTGAGCTATCTAAAAATTTAAGTCGTTCCTATATAAGGAATGTACAAGGAATATTCTCAGTGGCTATGGATAGAGCAGTGGTGTTGAATTTGACAGAAAAAAATCCTTCTAAAATTGTTGGTAATGTTAAAAAACAAAAAACTAAAGTTGAATTTTGGACAAAAGAAGAGTTTGAGAGAGTGATCTCATTCATATATACAGAAGACTATTATCAGCATTTTCTTTTTGTTTCTCTTTGGCTTTTGTTTATGACAGGAATGCGTTCTGGTGAAGCAACTGCATTGTATTGGAAGGATATTGATTTTGAGACAGGAACTTTAAACATTACTAAAACGTTGTTTTACAAGAATCAGCGTGAATACTACCCAGTAGAACCAAAAACTAGGGCAAGTATTCGTCAGATTGTTTTAGATGATGTCACACTAGAGTTTCTAAAGAAATGGAAGCAAGTACAAAAGGAAGTCATAACTACAGACTTTGTACTATCCTATAATGGAATTCCGACTCAAAAACATACTCTTGCTCGTGCAATCGAACGTTTTTCAAAGCTTGCAGGTGTTCATAGAATCAAACTTCATGCTTTACGACATTCTCATGCCTCTCTTTTAATTAGTATGGGAGAGAATGCGATCCTTATTAAGGATCGCTTAGGACATGAAGATATTGAAACGACTCTTGGAACTTACGGTCATTTGTATCCCAATAGTAACTTTGGAGTAGCCACTAGGTTAAGTGGTATAGTTAATTACCAACCAAGTCAAACGAATAATGACATGTCCCCATCAAATGGATTTACAGTTAAGTATAGAGAAAAAGTTGCAATGGAGTTGCAATGA
- a CDS encoding methyltransferase, with protein sequence MNNHYYTENPDLAHDLEQWSFELRGKKFQFLTDSGVFSRNTVDFGSRVLIDAFEWEELPEGKLLDVGCGYGPIGLTLATLSGRTVEMIDVNQRAVALAQENAKKNHVENVDIHTSNIYAETHEQQYAAIISNPPIRAGKRVVHEILSEAHPRLLVGGTLTIVIQKKQGAPSAEKKMEAVFGNVEIVTKDKGYYILRSIKE encoded by the coding sequence ATGAATAATCATTATTATACAGAGAATCCGGATCTAGCTCATGATTTAGAGCAGTGGTCGTTTGAATTAAGAGGAAAGAAATTCCAGTTTTTAACAGATAGTGGTGTGTTTTCTCGTAATACAGTGGACTTTGGTTCCCGCGTGTTGATCGATGCTTTTGAGTGGGAAGAGTTGCCAGAAGGAAAGCTTCTTGATGTCGGCTGTGGCTATGGTCCAATTGGCTTAACGCTTGCAACACTTAGTGGTAGAACGGTGGAAATGATCGATGTTAATCAGCGTGCGGTGGCTTTAGCGCAAGAGAATGCGAAGAAAAACCATGTGGAAAATGTCGATATCCACACCTCAAATATCTACGCGGAGACTCATGAACAACAATATGCTGCAATCATCAGTAATCCACCGATCCGAGCGGGGAAAAGAGTAGTTCATGAAATTTTAAGTGAAGCACATCCCAGACTTTTAGTTGGTGGAACGTTGACCATCGTGATTCAGAAGAAACAAGGCGCACCGAGTGCTGAGAAAAAAATGGAAGCAGTCTTTGGAAATGTAGAAATTGTTACAAAAGATAAAGGTTATTATATTTTGAGAAGTATCAAAGAATAG
- a CDS encoding dihydroorotate dehydrogenase (quinone), with translation MDNYYEGFEGNPEIDIYIFLENEKVGIKMWDGYFDEIMRAIQPVNGEWKSLAYYYNLYEGWYDESPWEIPNNQEALKQFESIDKLTLGKVSQEILIKIIELLKNNSSNSIFIEYT, from the coding sequence ATGGATAATTATTATGAAGGATTTGAGGGAAACCCTGAAATTGATATTTATATTTTTTTAGAAAATGAAAAAGTGGGTATCAAAATGTGGGATGGATATTTTGATGAAATAATGAGAGCGATACAACCAGTAAATGGCGAGTGGAAGTCTTTAGCATATTATTATAATTTGTATGAAGGTTGGTATGATGAAAGCCCTTGGGAAATTCCTAATAATCAAGAAGCATTAAAACAATTTGAGTCAATTGATAAATTAACTTTAGGCAAAGTCTCTCAAGAGATATTGATAAAAATAATAGAATTATTAAAAAATAATTCAAGTAACAGTATTTTTATAGAATACACATAA
- a CDS encoding DNA-binding protein, with product MQYIKRIRELREDNDYTQREVAALLSVGQRTYADYEYGKTRIPLDSMIILAKFYDVDMNYICGISNVKNSFPKK from the coding sequence ATGCAGTATATAAAGCGGATAAGAGAATTACGTGAAGATAATGATTATACACAGAGAGAAGTTGCAGCGCTGTTGAGTGTTGGACAAAGAACTTATGCTGATTATGAATATGGAAAAACGAGAATACCTTTGGATTCAATGATTATCTTAGCTAAATTTTATGATGTTGACATGAATTATATATGTGGAATTAGTAATGTGAAGAACTCATTTCCTAAAAAATAG
- a CDS encoding esterase: protein MKKIVLFGDSITAGYGEEAITPILQNLITEDLAAQHYEEVMIVNAGMPGDTTQDAMKRLEKEVLVEKADIVTIFFGANDTNSDNLVPLEKYAENIETMITKIGKEKVVLLTPPYVDCARKPTRADDRIREYVERVKVIGAKYEIPVIDLYKAMVVYPGTDEFLQADGLHFSKTGYDLLAALIVREIKGRLVTKENS, encoded by the coding sequence ATGAAAAAAATTGTTTTATTTGGAGATAGTATCACAGCTGGATATGGCGAAGAAGCTATCACGCCGATTTTACAAAATCTGATCACAGAAGATCTGGCGGCTCAACATTATGAAGAAGTGATGATCGTAAATGCTGGGATGCCAGGAGATACCACGCAAGACGCAATGAAACGTTTAGAAAAAGAAGTCTTAGTAGAAAAAGCTGATATCGTAACGATCTTTTTTGGTGCCAATGATACGAATAGTGACAACCTAGTTCCTTTAGAAAAATACGCAGAAAATATCGAAACAATGATCACTAAAATCGGCAAAGAAAAAGTCGTGTTACTCACACCGCCATACGTAGATTGCGCTAGAAAACCAACACGTGCTGATGATCGGATTCGTGAATATGTCGAACGAGTAAAAGTGATTGGTGCTAAATATGAGATTCCTGTCATCGATTTATACAAAGCAATGGTGGTTTACCCTGGCACAGATGAATTTTTACAAGCAGACGGACTCCATTTTTCTAAAACAGGTTATGACTTACTCGCTGCCTTGATTGTTCGCGAAATAAAAGGTAGACTGGTGACAAAAGAAAATAGTTAG
- a CDS encoding GMP synthetase, producing MTNVADLTTVEKIIVLDFGSQYNQLITRRIREFGVFSELLSHRITADEIRAMAPKGIIFSGGPNSVYDENAFSIDPEIYELGIPILGICYGMQLMMHNLGGKVEPAGNREYGKSELSLLIPDSPIFKGTPEKQIAWMSHGDLVAAIPDSFETVATSADCPFAAVQNTDRNLYGVQFHPEVRHSEYGNDLLRHFTFDICHCEGDWTMGNFIEMEINKIREQVGDKKVLLGLSGGVDSSVVGVLLQKAIGDQLTCIFVDHGLLRKGEAEQVMDSLGGKFGLNIIKVDAKERFLDKLAGVSDPEKKRKIIGNEFVYLFDDEATKLDGIDFLAQGTLYTDIVESGTETAQTIKSHHNVGGLPEDMQFELIEPLNTLFKDEVRALGIELGMPEALVWRQPFPGPGLGIRVLGEITEEKLEIVRDSDAILREEIANAGLDRDIWQYFTVLPGIRSVGVMGDGRTYDYTVGIRAVTSIDGMTADFARIPWDVLQKISVRIVNEVDHVNRIVYDITSKPPATVEWE from the coding sequence GTGACCAATGTTGCCGATTTGACAACTGTCGAAAAAATTATTGTTTTAGACTTTGGTAGTCAATATAACCAATTGATTACTCGACGTATTCGTGAATTTGGCGTGTTCTCAGAGTTATTGAGCCACCGAATCACAGCGGATGAAATCCGTGCCATGGCACCAAAGGGAATTATTTTCTCTGGTGGCCCAAATAGTGTTTATGATGAAAATGCGTTTAGTATCGATCCTGAAATTTATGAATTAGGCATTCCAATTCTAGGGATTTGTTACGGTATGCAACTAATGATGCATAATTTAGGTGGAAAAGTTGAACCTGCTGGCAACCGTGAATATGGTAAGTCAGAGCTATCACTTTTGATTCCTGATTCACCTATTTTTAAAGGAACACCTGAAAAACAAATCGCTTGGATGAGTCATGGTGACCTTGTCGCTGCCATCCCTGATAGCTTTGAAACGGTGGCAACTAGTGCAGATTGTCCGTTTGCAGCAGTTCAAAATACAGACCGCAACCTTTACGGTGTGCAATTCCATCCAGAAGTACGTCATTCTGAATATGGTAACGACTTATTACGTCACTTTACGTTTGATATTTGTCATTGCGAAGGCGACTGGACAATGGGCAACTTCATCGAAATGGAAATCAACAAAATCCGCGAACAAGTCGGCGATAAAAAAGTCCTTCTTGGCCTTTCAGGCGGCGTGGATTCAAGCGTTGTTGGTGTGCTTTTACAAAAAGCCATCGGCGATCAATTGACTTGTATCTTTGTAGATCATGGTTTATTGCGCAAAGGTGAAGCAGAACAAGTTATGGATAGTTTAGGCGGAAAATTTGGCTTAAACATTATTAAAGTAGATGCGAAAGAACGTTTCTTAGATAAATTAGCTGGCGTTTCTGATCCAGAGAAAAAACGTAAAATCATTGGGAATGAATTCGTTTATCTTTTCGATGATGAAGCGACAAAACTTGATGGCATCGACTTCCTAGCACAAGGTACCCTTTATACAGATATCGTAGAAAGTGGAACTGAAACAGCGCAAACGATCAAATCTCACCATAACGTGGGCGGATTGCCGGAAGATATGCAATTTGAATTGATTGAACCGTTGAATACTTTATTTAAAGATGAAGTTCGTGCTTTAGGAATCGAATTAGGCATGCCCGAAGCACTAGTTTGGCGCCAACCATTCCCTGGTCCTGGTTTAGGGATTCGTGTGCTTGGTGAAATTACTGAAGAAAAATTAGAAATCGTGCGTGATTCTGATGCGATTTTACGTGAAGAGATTGCCAATGCTGGTTTAGATCGTGATATTTGGCAGTACTTTACTGTGTTACCTGGCATCCGTAGTGTGGGTGTTATGGGTGATGGTCGTACGTATGATTATACTGTGGGCATTCGTGCAGTGACTTCGATTGATGGAATGACGGCTGATTTTGCGAGAATTCCTTGGGATGTGTTGCAGAAGATTTCTGTGAGGATAGTGAATGAAGTGGATCATGTGAATCGGATTGTTTATGATATTACGAGTAAGCCACCTGCTACTGTTGAGTGGGAATAG
- a CDS encoding elongation factor 4 translates to MKQEQIRNFSIIAHIDHGKSTLADRIMELTGTTNDREAKNQLLDDLAVEQSHGITVKSKTVQNLYKADNGNTYQYNLIDTPGHVDFSYEVSKSLAASEGALLLVDATQGIQAQTVANYRLAKQNHLTIIPVINKIDSTIADVPKVEQQIRNLDKEFTDMTILKISAKNGLGIHDVLEAIYQRIPAPCGEKQQPLKALIFDSLFDPFKGIIAYVRIYDGIITKHTTLMLMANEQHFSANELGVFTPSMVPVNELYPGEVGFIMTGLKEPHLVRIGDTLTNYSVPTNQPIQGYEPVQSMVFAGFYPKNNDYNKLKLAIEKLALNDSSFQFNLETSTALGPGFRCGFLGILHLQIIRERLEKEYGLEVLTTSPNVTYQVHVKGQQQQDVLVVNNPVNFPYFSLIEDVEEPYVQAEITTPNDSLGAIMKLAEKHKGIFQTMKNEADLVTLIYNMPLSEIAYDFFSHLKSASHGYATMNTVFIGYQLADVVKVEIHINYAKVDALSFVLHREDAQIMTQALVHKLKVTVPKKLYPMPVQAIIEGKVIARIDIPPLRKNAAVNGEQRSISKKQALLRRQSANKRLEAHSDVTLTQEVFNSILELDV, encoded by the coding sequence ATGAAACAAGAACAGATAAGAAATTTTTCCATTATTGCACATATTGATCACGGAAAATCTACTTTAGCTGATCGAATCATGGAACTAACTGGGACAACCAACGATCGTGAAGCTAAAAATCAATTGCTGGATGATCTAGCAGTTGAGCAATCTCATGGTATCACTGTCAAATCAAAAACAGTTCAAAATTTATATAAAGCAGATAATGGCAATACCTATCAATATAATCTAATTGATACGCCTGGACATGTTGATTTTTCTTATGAAGTGTCGAAAAGTTTAGCTGCTAGCGAAGGAGCACTTTTGCTCGTTGATGCTACCCAAGGTATTCAGGCTCAAACAGTGGCTAATTATCGTTTGGCAAAACAAAATCACCTGACCATTATTCCTGTCATCAATAAAATTGACAGTACTATTGCAGATGTGCCGAAGGTTGAGCAGCAAATCAGAAACCTAGATAAAGAATTTACAGACATGACTATTTTAAAAATATCGGCTAAAAATGGTTTAGGTATTCATGACGTTTTAGAAGCGATTTATCAACGAATTCCTGCACCTTGTGGAGAAAAACAACAGCCCTTAAAAGCTCTGATCTTCGATTCATTGTTCGATCCATTTAAAGGAATCATTGCCTACGTACGGATTTATGATGGAATCATCACGAAACATACTACCTTAATGTTAATGGCTAATGAACAGCACTTCTCGGCTAATGAATTAGGGGTTTTCACACCAAGTATGGTACCAGTTAATGAGCTGTATCCAGGTGAAGTTGGATTTATTATGACTGGCTTGAAAGAGCCACATTTAGTTCGAATTGGGGATACTTTGACAAATTATTCAGTGCCAACAAATCAACCAATCCAAGGCTATGAACCAGTGCAATCAATGGTTTTTGCTGGCTTTTATCCTAAAAATAACGATTATAATAAATTGAAATTAGCTATCGAAAAATTAGCATTGAATGATTCCTCGTTTCAGTTTAATTTGGAGACCTCGACTGCTCTAGGACCTGGTTTCCGCTGTGGTTTCTTAGGAATATTACACCTGCAAATTATTCGTGAACGCTTAGAAAAAGAATATGGATTAGAAGTGTTGACAACTTCCCCGAATGTAACCTATCAGGTTCATGTAAAAGGCCAACAGCAGCAAGATGTTCTGGTTGTGAATAATCCAGTTAACTTCCCTTACTTTTCACTTATTGAGGACGTAGAAGAACCATATGTTCAAGCTGAGATTACAACGCCCAATGACAGTCTGGGTGCGATTATGAAATTAGCAGAGAAACATAAGGGCATTTTTCAGACAATGAAAAATGAAGCGGACTTAGTAACCTTAATCTATAATATGCCTTTATCAGAGATTGCTTACGACTTCTTTAGTCATTTAAAATCGGCTTCTCATGGATATGCGACAATGAATACAGTGTTTATCGGATACCAACTCGCTGATGTTGTAAAAGTTGAAATTCATATCAACTATGCAAAGGTTGATGCATTATCCTTTGTACTTCATAGAGAAGATGCACAAATAATGACACAAGCACTCGTCCATAAGTTAAAGGTCACCGTCCCTAAAAAACTTTATCCAATGCCAGTACAAGCGATTATTGAAGGGAAAGTAATCGCACGAATTGATATTCCACCACTACGGAAAAATGCAGCAGTGAATGGCGAACAACGTAGCATCTCCAAAAAACAAGCTTTACTTAGACGACAAAGTGCAAACAAACGACTAGAGGCACATAGTGACGTGACACTAACGCAAGAGGTTTTTAATAGTATTTTAGAGTTAGATGTCTAA
- a CDS encoding sugar ABC transporter permease: MKKKSKSSLFFTNVWRYKALILMAIPAMIWMIFFFYIPVLTNVVAFKDFHISPDGFIASLKESPWVGLENFKFLFSSNDAFLITKNTVLYNVTFIILNLVISVFFAIVMSELRNKRLVKVYQTMSLLPYFLSWVIIGYFVYAFLSPDKGIFNQWIVGQGGTPINWYSEPKFWPFILVFIGTWKGIGYNSIIYFASVMGIDPTYYEAAMVDGASKWQQIKNVTIPQLLPLMTIMTILAVGNIFRADFGLFYNVPRNSGSLYQVTSVLDTYIFNGLTATGDIGMTAAAGLYQSTVGFILLMVTNGIVRRFDNDSALF, translated from the coding sequence ATGAAGAAAAAGTCAAAGAGCTCGCTTTTCTTTACGAATGTATGGCGGTATAAGGCGTTGATCTTAATGGCGATCCCAGCAATGATTTGGATGATTTTTTTCTTTTATATTCCAGTCTTGACCAATGTAGTAGCTTTTAAGGATTTCCATATTTCGCCAGATGGGTTTATCGCTAGTCTGAAAGAGAGTCCTTGGGTTGGCTTGGAGAATTTCAAGTTTTTATTTTCTTCTAATGATGCCTTTTTGATTACGAAAAATACAGTGTTGTACAACGTGACGTTTATTATTTTGAACCTTGTCATTTCTGTATTTTTTGCAATCGTGATGAGTGAGCTACGGAATAAGCGTTTGGTAAAAGTCTATCAAACGATGTCTCTTTTGCCGTACTTCTTATCCTGGGTTATTATTGGGTATTTTGTATATGCCTTTTTAAGTCCAGATAAAGGGATTTTCAATCAATGGATTGTAGGTCAAGGGGGAACGCCGATCAATTGGTACAGTGAGCCGAAATTTTGGCCGTTCATTTTAGTTTTTATTGGAACGTGGAAAGGGATCGGCTATAATAGTATCATTTATTTTGCCTCTGTTATGGGGATCGATCCGACTTATTATGAGGCTGCAATGGTGGATGGTGCCAGCAAGTGGCAGCAGATCAAGAATGTCACGATCCCTCAATTATTACCATTGATGACGATTATGACGATTTTAGCAGTGGGCAATATTTTTAGAGCGGATTTTGGTTTATTCTATAACGTTCCGAGAAATTCTGGTTCTTTGTATCAGGTCACGTCAGTTTTGGATACGTACATCTTTAACGGATTGACTGCGACAGGAGATATCGGCATGACAGCAGCTGCTGGATTGTATCAGTCAACGGTCGGTTTTATCTTGTTGATGGTCACAAATGGGATCGTTCGTCGCTTCGACAATGATTCGGCATTATTCTAA